The Hymenobacter sp. GOD-10R genome includes a window with the following:
- a CDS encoding N-acetylmuramoyl-L-alanine amidase: protein MRTVSLFLTLLLAAVLAFGQSGYRKVVARRGDNVVTLLRRNRLDPSSNLRAFLSLNRGKLGRKNTLVAGRKYTLPRPLLRPVAKRNVPASTVVPKLAAKPSKLSIPLPVLFGPAYSQVSVRDQQLRGAVLYVSTGHGGPDPGAIGKYGGNSLAEDEYAYDVGLRLVRALLEHGATAYMIIQDPNDGIRDQAVLKMDNDEVTYPHQVTPINQLARLRLRINAVNKLKAAHKNSYQRFIGLHVDSRSSGQNIDVFFYHNSASAAGKRLAERIHKTFTARYKRAQPNRPYSGTVSTRNSLYVVRNSHAPAVFLELGNIRNTKDQRRFVVPDNRQAMANWICEGIIADYRSR, encoded by the coding sequence TTGCGTACCGTTTCTCTTTTTTTAACCCTCCTGCTGGCTGCTGTCCTAGCTTTTGGCCAGAGTGGCTACCGGAAAGTGGTGGCACGTCGTGGTGACAATGTGGTAACGCTGCTGCGGCGCAACCGGCTCGACCCTAGCTCCAACCTTCGAGCCTTTCTGAGCCTCAACCGGGGCAAGCTTGGCAGAAAAAATACGCTGGTTGCGGGCCGAAAGTACACGCTGCCGCGCCCGCTATTGCGGCCTGTTGCCAAGCGCAACGTGCCAGCTTCCACCGTGGTGCCAAAGCTTGCGGCCAAACCTTCGAAGCTGAGCATTCCGCTGCCAGTGCTATTTGGACCTGCCTACAGCCAGGTGAGCGTACGTGACCAGCAATTGCGCGGAGCCGTGCTCTACGTTTCGACGGGGCACGGCGGCCCCGATCCAGGCGCTATTGGCAAGTACGGCGGCAACTCGCTGGCCGAAGACGAATACGCCTACGACGTAGGTCTACGCCTAGTGCGGGCCCTGCTAGAACACGGCGCCACGGCGTACATGATCATTCAAGACCCCAACGACGGCATCCGCGACCAAGCGGTGCTCAAGATGGATAACGACGAAGTGACGTACCCGCACCAGGTTACGCCCATCAATCAGCTTGCGCGCTTGCGTCTGCGCATCAACGCCGTAAACAAGCTCAAAGCTGCGCACAAGAACAGCTACCAGCGCTTTATTGGCTTGCACGTAGACAGTCGTAGCAGTGGCCAGAACATTGACGTGTTCTTCTACCACAACTCGGCAAGCGCCGCCGGCAAGCGCTTGGCGGAGCGCATCCACAAGACGTTCACGGCTCGCTACAAGCGCGCCCAGCCGAATCGGCCCTATTCCGGCACCGTCTCAACCCGCAATAGCCTGTACGTGGTGCGCAATAGTCACGCGCCCGCCGTGTTTCTGGAGCTAGGCAATATCCGCAATACCAAGGATCAACGTCGTTTTGTGGTACCCGATAACCGTCAAGCCATGGCTAACTGGATTTGCGAGGGCA
- a CDS encoding PAS domain-containing sensor histidine kinase, translating into MSEADDELLPELDLRLTQENLEDLYEHAPCGYCSCLPDGTLVKLNHTLLSWLGYTREELVAHRCLQDLFTMGGRLHYETHCAPLLLLQDHVREISYTLRRKDGTTLPVLMSAVLLRDIDGQPLVVRITLFDITDRRRYEQELLRAKMQAEDQREQLAHANELLLTKNEQLTRTNADLDSFVYTASHDLKQPVTNMAGLFQELKRTVSFHDPEAAGMMGMFEEALQQILATIQGLTEVVQQQREPEQTASDMVELQPFVEDIIRSLQPSEQAATFALDFAAVPALRMPRASLHSMLYNLLSNALKYADPDRAPHIQVSTAQLKDKVVLSVQDNGRGINMERHGAEIFQLFRRFHPGVAGSGVGLYLVNRLVHQAGGRVEVASQVGEGTTFHIYLPQ; encoded by the coding sequence ATGAGTGAAGCCGACGACGAGCTATTACCGGAGCTGGATTTACGCCTGACCCAGGAAAACCTGGAGGACTTGTACGAGCATGCGCCCTGCGGCTACTGCTCTTGCCTGCCCGATGGCACGTTGGTAAAGCTAAATCACACGCTGCTAAGCTGGCTAGGCTACACGCGCGAGGAGCTAGTGGCTCACCGCTGCCTGCAGGACCTATTCACCATGGGGGGGCGCTTGCACTACGAAACGCATTGCGCACCCTTGCTGCTGCTGCAAGATCACGTACGGGAAATCAGTTACACGCTACGGCGCAAAGACGGCACCACGCTGCCGGTGCTGATGAGTGCCGTGCTATTGCGCGACATCGACGGACAGCCGCTAGTCGTGCGCATCACTTTGTTTGATATCACCGACCGGCGCCGCTACGAGCAGGAACTGCTGCGCGCCAAAATGCAGGCTGAGGATCAGCGCGAGCAGCTAGCCCACGCCAACGAGCTGCTGCTCACAAAGAACGAGCAACTCACGCGCACCAATGCCGACCTCGACAGCTTTGTGTATACCGCTTCGCACGATCTGAAGCAACCCGTAACGAACATGGCCGGGTTGTTTCAGGAATTGAAACGTACGGTTTCCTTCCACGACCCCGAAGCGGCCGGCATGATGGGCATGTTTGAGGAAGCGCTACAGCAGATTCTAGCCACCATTCAGGGGCTCACGGAAGTCGTACAGCAACAGCGGGAGCCGGAACAAACTGCCTCCGATATGGTGGAGTTGCAGCCGTTTGTGGAGGATATTATCCGCAGCTTGCAGCCCAGCGAGCAGGCCGCTACGTTCGCGCTCGACTTTGCGGCGGTGCCCGCGTTGCGCATGCCTCGGGCTAGCTTGCACAGCATGTTGTACAACCTGCTCAGCAATGCCCTCAAGTACGCCGACCCTGACCGGGCACCGCACATTCAAGTCAGCACGGCTCAGCTAAAGGACAAGGTGGTGCTCAGCGTACAGGATAACGGCCGTGGCATTAACATGGAGCGGCATGGCGCGGAAATATTCCAGTTGTTCCGGCGCTTTCACCCCGGCGTAGCTGGCTCAGGCGTAGGCTTGTACCTAGTCAATCGGCTGGTGCACCAAGCAGGAGGGCGGGTAGAAGTTGCTAGCCAGGTAGGAGAGGGCACTACTTTTCACATCTATCTACCGCAGTAA
- a CDS encoding class I SAM-dependent methyltransferase, whose product MPSFVEEFFRNPAMVGSLIPSSRELTDKVIEPIDFAAARCIVEYGPGTGVFTDILVARRRAETVIVLVETNRRFATLLQERYAHQPNVHIIHGSADKTGDYLSKLGIQEVDYVVCGLPFSSLPRKLGWRIVEHTQQLLLPAGKLILFQYSLQNRKLFEKFFRLTSHAHVLLNLPPAYVLVYEPRAAADDDKRENQPAEAVQKQA is encoded by the coding sequence ATGCCCTCATTCGTAGAAGAGTTCTTCCGTAACCCCGCTATGGTCGGTTCGCTCATCCCGAGCTCGCGCGAGCTGACCGACAAAGTGATAGAACCCATCGACTTTGCCGCTGCCCGCTGTATCGTGGAGTACGGCCCTGGCACGGGCGTCTTCACTGATATCTTGGTGGCGCGCCGCCGCGCCGAAACGGTCATCGTGCTGGTAGAAACCAACCGCCGCTTCGCCACGCTCCTGCAAGAGCGCTACGCCCACCAGCCCAATGTGCACATCATCCACGGCTCAGCCGACAAAACCGGTGACTACCTGAGCAAGCTAGGTATCCAGGAGGTAGACTATGTAGTCTGTGGGTTGCCTTTCTCCTCACTGCCGCGAAAGCTAGGCTGGCGCATTGTGGAGCATACCCAACAGCTACTACTGCCCGCCGGCAAGCTGATCCTGTTTCAGTACTCGCTCCAGAATCGAAAGCTGTTCGAGAAGTTCTTCCGCCTCACCAGTCATGCCCACGTGTTGCTGAATCTGCCGCCTGCGTATGTGCTGGTATATGAGCCAAGAGCAGCGGCCGATGACGATAAAAGGGAGAACCAGCCGGCTGAAGCCGTGCAAAAGCAGGCGTAA
- a CDS encoding potassium channel family protein, whose protein sequence is MAITSVRPALPHQPAAVFWVRFQRWQDQVREPALTVLLVIQLTFLFIVGPLSNINALPHYLLDGAQVVMPMVSFFALQRHNKVRLLILVTIAPMIWVLFAGSNIYIGMLLRTLVTLAVTVAVAQAVFQARKVTRHQLLGAVVVYLNIALLFVGAFAGVKCLFPDAFMTLSKAPLQSGELVYFSLTTITSTGYGDILPVHPLARSLANLEAVSGQLFLGVFLARLVSLHGSFQGFKQGLGF, encoded by the coding sequence ATGGCAATTACTTCTGTTCGACCCGCTTTACCTCACCAACCGGCGGCCGTTTTCTGGGTGCGATTTCAGCGGTGGCAAGATCAGGTACGGGAGCCGGCCCTTACGGTGCTGCTAGTCATTCAGCTCACCTTTCTCTTTATCGTCGGGCCGCTGTCTAACATCAATGCCCTTCCCCACTACCTACTCGATGGCGCGCAAGTGGTGATGCCGATGGTTTCCTTTTTCGCCTTGCAGCGTCATAATAAGGTGCGGCTGCTCATCCTGGTGACCATTGCGCCGATGATATGGGTTCTGTTTGCGGGCTCCAACATCTACATTGGCATGTTGCTGCGCACACTCGTGACGCTGGCGGTGACAGTTGCCGTGGCGCAAGCTGTGTTTCAGGCCCGTAAGGTCACGCGCCACCAACTGCTAGGGGCTGTGGTCGTATACCTGAACATTGCGTTGCTGTTTGTGGGCGCTTTTGCGGGCGTGAAATGCCTGTTTCCCGACGCCTTCATGACCTTGAGTAAGGCCCCGCTGCAATCTGGCGAGCTGGTTTACTTCAGCCTAACCACCATTACTTCCACTGGCTACGGCGACATTCTGCCGGTGCACCCGCTGGCCCGCAGTCTCGCTAATTTGGAGGCCGTGTCGGGGCAGCTCTTCCTGGGCGTGTTCCTCGCCCGTCTGGTGAGCTTGCACGGCAGCTTTCAAGGTTTCAAACAAGGCCTTGGCTTCTGA
- a CDS encoding ABC transporter ATP-binding protein, protein MSLLSVTGISLQENNKFALKDISFTLEKFQKLAIAGETGAGKSTLLQITAGLLQSETGEVRFEDKIVRGPADKLVPGHPAIAYLSQQFELPQFLRVEQVLRYANKLTAEQARTLYDVCRINHLITRKTNQLSGGERQRIALAKLLLASPTLLLLDEPFSNLDRVHKNILKSVIHDLGEKLGITCILISHDPHDTLSWADEIMVLKAGQLIQRGTPAQIYRQPVDEYTTSLFGDYNLITGEAVPVFAELAGIEITSEALVIRPEDFKISSEDNGGLLGEVTQARFFGAYSELEIKLAGTSITAKTGAHDYVPGAAVYVTLAPESGWFL, encoded by the coding sequence ATGAGTTTATTGAGTGTCACAGGAATATCGCTACAGGAGAATAATAAATTCGCTTTAAAGGATATTAGCTTCACCTTAGAAAAATTTCAGAAGCTAGCTATTGCGGGCGAAACCGGCGCCGGAAAAAGTACCTTGCTGCAAATTACCGCCGGCTTACTTCAGTCCGAAACTGGTGAAGTTCGCTTCGAGGATAAAATTGTAAGAGGGCCCGCCGATAAATTGGTGCCGGGCCACCCAGCTATTGCGTACTTGTCGCAGCAATTTGAACTGCCGCAGTTTTTGCGGGTAGAACAGGTACTGCGCTACGCTAATAAGTTAACAGCTGAACAGGCGCGCACGCTGTACGACGTGTGCCGCATCAATCATTTAATTACGCGCAAGACCAACCAACTTTCTGGAGGCGAGCGTCAGCGTATTGCGCTGGCTAAGTTGCTCTTAGCTTCGCCAACGCTGCTGCTGCTGGATGAGCCTTTTTCAAACTTGGATCGGGTGCACAAGAATATTCTGAAATCAGTTATTCACGACCTCGGCGAAAAGCTAGGTATTACGTGTATTTTAATTTCGCATGACCCGCACGATACTCTTTCGTGGGCCGATGAAATTATGGTGCTGAAGGCTGGCCAATTAATTCAGCGCGGCACGCCTGCGCAGATTTACCGGCAGCCCGTGGATGAATATACCACGTCACTTTTCGGAGATTATAATTTAATAACCGGCGAAGCAGTGCCTGTCTTCGCAGAATTAGCTGGAATAGAAATTACGAGCGAGGCGCTGGTAATTAGGCCGGAGGATTTTAAAATATCGTCAGAAGATAATGGGGGCCTCTTAGGCGAAGTGACGCAGGCTAGGTTTTTTGGCGCTTATTCCGAGCTAGAAATAAAGCTCGCAGGCACCAGCATCACGGCCAAAACCGGCGCGCACGATTATGTACCAGGGGCTGCGGTGTATGTCACGCTTGCTCCGGAGAGCGGCTGGTTTCTGTAA
- a CDS encoding universal stress protein produces MQNILVPTNFSPQSHHAFELALQLAHRTGGHITLLHVIDAPKTSGMVTTGGVASGSSLEGVFMVQLLQRTKRRMHELMAEMAGKWPEVAVQDHIATGTVDEAVLEVVRERHIDLIVIGTEEHSPTTHLFAPDSHAERLVRLSPCPVLTVKHPAPEFVMHSIVFASDFSPEADRAVSSLRQLTAAFPEATLYLLDVVTSASEAPAALERIHAFAQRHQLTAYQHEVFSAPQVRTGIPSYAARTHADLVVMLTHAHTGLGHLLHHNLAESVAVRAAAPVLTVHT; encoded by the coding sequence ATGCAAAACATCCTCGTTCCTACCAACTTCTCCCCGCAGTCGCATCATGCTTTTGAGCTCGCGCTGCAACTAGCTCATCGTACGGGCGGTCACATTACCTTGCTACACGTGATTGACGCTCCCAAAACCTCTGGAATGGTAACGACCGGCGGAGTGGCGAGCGGTTCGTCGCTTGAGGGCGTGTTTATGGTCCAGTTGCTGCAACGCACCAAGCGCCGCATGCACGAGCTTATGGCCGAAATGGCCGGCAAGTGGCCCGAGGTAGCCGTACAGGACCACATTGCCACCGGCACCGTCGACGAAGCCGTTTTGGAGGTGGTTCGCGAACGACATATCGACCTGATCGTCATTGGAACGGAGGAGCATTCTCCTACTACCCATCTCTTCGCGCCCGACTCGCACGCCGAGCGCTTGGTGCGCCTGTCGCCCTGTCCGGTGCTCACCGTGAAGCACCCCGCGCCCGAGTTCGTCATGCATTCCATTGTGTTTGCCTCTGACTTCTCCCCCGAAGCCGACCGCGCAGTGAGCAGCCTGCGTCAGCTCACCGCTGCCTTCCCCGAGGCCACGCTGTATCTGCTTGATGTGGTCACCAGCGCCAGCGAGGCTCCGGCCGCGCTTGAGCGCATTCATGCCTTTGCCCAGCGCCACCAGCTAACCGCCTACCAGCACGAAGTATTCAGTGCGCCACAAGTGCGGACCGGTATCCCGAGCTACGCCGCCCGAACCCACGCCGATTTGGTTGTCATGCTTACCCACGCGCACACGGGTCTGGGGCACTTGCTGCACCACAACCTAGCCGAAAGCGTAGCCGTGCGGGCAGCGGCTCCCGTGTTGACGGTTCATACCTAG
- the uvrA gene encoding excinuclease ABC subunit UvrA has protein sequence MAKDSPLLDNKEFTGFVRVRGAREHNLKNVDLEIPRDALVVFTGVSGSGKSSLAFGTLYAEAQRRYLESVSPYARRLFHQMAVPEVDAIDGLPPAVALQQQRGTPTTRSSVGSVTTLSNLVRMLYSRAGDYPAGQGIIYAEAFSPNTPEGACPTCHGLGCIYEVTERSMVPDDSLTIRERAIAAWPQAWGGQNQRDILVTMGYDVDTPWRDLPQKDRDWILFTDEQPVVPVYPGYSPEETQRALKRKEPPNYMGTFTSAKRHVLHTFATTQSPLMKKRALQYMLSTECPLCHGKRLRPESLSVTFAGLDIADLSGLPLKRVTGLLQAYADGTATSRQEHDAAQLIVKQRIAADLVARLAVLLDLGLGYLSLERSTPTLSPGELQRLRLATQLYSNLFGVVYVLDEPSAGLHPSDTEALLKALAGLKQAGNSLFVVEHNLDVIRQADWLVDVGPAAGEQGGEVLYSGPPKGLATIETSQTRRFLFTSDAEQSLRQPRTPTGWLRLAGVTRNNLEQLDVAFPLGVLTTVTGVSGSGKSSLVSQVLVELVAEQLGQEVEAEEEEADPLERTESAELGGQIVAGMEQIKRLVRVDQKPIGRTPRSNMATYTGLFDHVRKLFAATKTAKARRYDAGRFSFNVAKGRCENCQGEGFVMVELLFLPSVYAPCPVCHGARYNAKTLEVTYRDKNIAEVLGLTVDAAWEFFADEPTILRPLTVLREVGLGYLRLGQPATELSGGEAQRIKLATELQRAQRGNSLYVLDEPTTGLHPSDVEKLMTQLDGLVEAGNTVIVVEHDMRVVAGSDWVLDMGPGAGDEGGQVVAAGSPAEVAKVKASRTAPYLARFRSGASQ, from the coding sequence ATGGCGAAAGATTCACCACTTCTTGATAATAAAGAGTTTACTGGTTTTGTCCGTGTCCGCGGGGCACGAGAGCACAATCTGAAGAATGTTGACCTAGAAATTCCGCGCGACGCGTTGGTCGTGTTCACGGGCGTATCGGGGTCGGGCAAGTCGAGCCTAGCATTCGGGACGCTATACGCGGAGGCGCAGCGGCGCTACCTGGAGTCGGTTTCGCCGTACGCGCGGCGGCTGTTTCACCAAATGGCCGTGCCCGAAGTCGATGCCATCGACGGGTTGCCGCCGGCCGTGGCCTTGCAGCAGCAGCGCGGCACGCCTACCACGCGTTCTTCTGTGGGCAGCGTCACGACGCTCTCCAACCTGGTGCGCATGCTCTACTCGCGGGCAGGCGACTACCCCGCAGGCCAGGGCATTATTTACGCCGAAGCCTTTTCGCCCAACACGCCCGAAGGCGCTTGCCCAACCTGCCACGGCCTAGGTTGCATCTACGAGGTAACCGAAAGATCCATGGTGCCCGACGACTCGCTCACTATCCGGGAGCGGGCCATTGCGGCGTGGCCCCAAGCTTGGGGCGGTCAGAACCAGCGCGATATCCTGGTCACAATGGGCTACGACGTAGATACGCCCTGGCGCGACTTGCCCCAAAAAGACCGAGACTGGATTCTGTTCACCGATGAGCAGCCGGTTGTGCCTGTGTACCCCGGCTACTCGCCCGAGGAAACCCAGCGCGCCCTGAAGCGCAAAGAGCCGCCCAACTACATGGGCACCTTCACGAGCGCTAAGCGGCACGTGCTGCACACCTTCGCCACCACCCAAAGCCCCTTGATGAAAAAACGGGCTTTGCAGTACATGCTCAGCACCGAGTGCCCGCTGTGCCACGGCAAGCGCCTGCGGCCCGAGTCGTTGTCGGTCACGTTTGCCGGGCTCGACATTGCTGATTTGTCGGGCCTGCCGCTGAAGCGCGTGACGGGCTTGCTGCAAGCCTACGCCGACGGCACGGCCACGAGTCGCCAAGAGCACGACGCCGCGCAATTAATTGTGAAACAGCGTATCGCGGCCGACCTCGTGGCTCGCCTCGCCGTGTTGCTCGACCTAGGCCTAGGCTACCTGTCGTTAGAGCGGAGCACGCCCACGCTGTCACCGGGCGAGTTGCAGCGCTTGCGTTTGGCCACACAGCTGTATTCCAATCTGTTTGGGGTAGTGTACGTACTCGATGAGCCCTCCGCCGGTTTGCATCCTTCCGATACGGAAGCCCTGCTGAAGGCGCTGGCAGGGTTAAAGCAGGCAGGCAATTCGCTCTTTGTCGTGGAGCATAACTTAGATGTAATTCGGCAGGCCGATTGGCTCGTGGATGTGGGGCCCGCCGCGGGCGAGCAAGGTGGCGAGGTGCTCTATAGCGGACCACCGAAAGGCCTCGCGACTATTGAAACGTCGCAAACCCGTCGTTTCCTGTTCACCTCCGACGCTGAGCAGTCCTTGCGTCAACCGCGTACGCCTACGGGCTGGCTTCGGCTGGCTGGGGTCACGCGCAATAACCTCGAACAGCTCGACGTGGCGTTTCCGCTGGGTGTGCTCACCACCGTCACGGGTGTGTCGGGGTCGGGCAAATCGAGCCTGGTCAGCCAGGTACTGGTGGAACTCGTGGCCGAGCAGCTAGGTCAGGAGGTGGAAGCCGAGGAGGAAGAAGCCGACCCGCTGGAGCGCACCGAGTCCGCGGAGCTAGGTGGACAAATCGTGGCGGGCATGGAACAGATCAAGCGTCTGGTGCGCGTGGACCAAAAGCCGATTGGCCGCACGCCGCGCTCCAACATGGCGACCTACACCGGCCTCTTCGACCACGTTCGTAAGCTGTTTGCGGCTACCAAAACGGCCAAAGCGCGCCGCTACGATGCCGGTCGGTTCTCTTTCAACGTAGCCAAAGGGCGCTGCGAAAACTGCCAAGGCGAAGGCTTTGTGATGGTAGAGCTGCTGTTTCTGCCAAGCGTGTACGCCCCGTGCCCCGTCTGCCACGGCGCCCGCTACAACGCCAAAACCTTGGAAGTCACCTACCGCGACAAGAACATTGCCGAGGTGCTCGGTCTGACTGTAGATGCTGCCTGGGAGTTCTTTGCCGACGAGCCGACGATTTTGCGTCCCCTCACCGTGCTGCGCGAGGTGGGTCTAGGGTATCTGCGCCTCGGCCAGCCGGCCACCGAGCTTTCGGGCGGCGAGGCCCAGCGCATCAAGCTAGCTACCGAACTACAACGTGCCCAACGCGGCAACTCGCTCTACGTGCTCGATGAGCCCACCACCGGTCTGCACCCCTCCGATGTGGAGAAGCTGATGACGCAGCTCGACGGCCTCGTGGAAGCTGGCAACACGGTCATCGTGGTGGAGCATGATATGCGCGTGGTGGCTGGCTCCGACTGGGTGCTTGACATGGGTCCCGGCGCCGGCGACGAGGGTGGGCAGGTCGTAGCCGCTGGTTCGCCTGCCGAGGTAGCGAAGGTGAAGGCAAGCCGCACGGCACCATACCTTGCTAGGTTTCGCAGCGGCGCATCCCAGTAG
- a CDS encoding alpha/beta hydrolase, protein MNVLKRNNVTISGAGEQAMVFVHGFGCDQRMWRLVAPAFREHYQVVLLDLVGSGQSDLASYDPVRYSSLEAHADDVLEVLHTLNQHQVVLVGHSVSAIIGLLASIREPSRFAQLVLVAPSPCYINNGNYIGGFEKADIEELLEAMDENYLGWSSTIAPVIMGHLERPELAAELNNSFCRTDPAIARHFARVTFLSDNRNDLPKVSTPSLILQSAHDLIAPIVVGTYLHRQLANSQLFVVETSGHCPHLSVPQVTIEAINRFLSAGVCRQYE, encoded by the coding sequence ATGAATGTATTAAAGCGCAATAACGTCACGATTTCTGGTGCAGGAGAGCAGGCGATGGTATTCGTCCACGGCTTTGGCTGCGACCAGCGAATGTGGCGGCTAGTGGCCCCCGCTTTCAGAGAACACTACCAAGTGGTGCTGCTCGATCTGGTGGGCTCCGGGCAATCAGACCTAGCCTCTTACGATCCGGTTCGGTATAGTTCGCTGGAGGCCCACGCCGATGACGTGCTAGAAGTGCTGCATACGCTGAACCAGCACCAAGTGGTGCTGGTGGGACACTCCGTAAGTGCAATAATTGGCCTGTTAGCTTCCATCCGGGAGCCAAGTCGTTTTGCACAACTGGTGCTGGTGGCTCCCTCGCCGTGCTACATCAACAACGGAAATTACATCGGGGGCTTCGAAAAGGCAGATATCGAAGAGCTGCTAGAAGCTATGGACGAAAACTACCTAGGTTGGTCGAGTACGATTGCTCCCGTTATCATGGGCCACCTCGAGCGTCCAGAGCTGGCTGCGGAGTTGAACAACAGCTTTTGCCGGACCGACCCCGCCATTGCTCGGCACTTCGCCCGGGTCACATTTTTGTCGGATAACCGCAACGATTTGCCTAAGGTGAGCACGCCTTCGTTAATCTTGCAGAGTGCCCACGATCTGATTGCGCCTATCGTCGTAGGTACTTACCTGCATCGGCAGCTTGCCAACAGTCAACTGTTTGTGGTAGAGACGTCTGGTCACTGCCCGCACCTCAGCGTGCCGCAGGTGACCATCGAAGCTATTAATCGTTTTTTGAGCGCAGGCGTATGCAGGCAATATGAGTGA
- a CDS encoding NCS1 family nucleobase:cation symporter-1, with product MKPIQNVATDSQSAAGLLSDDLAPVPTAARTWTTANYAALWISMSLCIPTYMLASSLIEGGMNWWQALLTILLGNTVVLVPMLLNGHAGAKYGIPFPVFARASFGVRGANVPALLRAIIACGWFGIQTWIGGYALYQMLVLWVPSLGTLPAVFPTSWGLATGPALVFFLFWLVNMYVVYLGVESIRKLLVFKAFFLPVAAVALLAWAISAGHGLGPILAQPAKFTSSAAFWAYFFPALTGMVGFWATLSLNIPDFTRYAVSQRAQVLGQALALPSSMTLFSFVGVVVTSATFVIYGQTIWDPVVLAGKFDSKLLVSVAMLAVALSTLATNIAANIVSPANDFANLAPAKIDFKTGGYITGVIGLLIFPWKLIADPSGYIFTWLVGYSALLGPIGGIMIADYYLLRHQQLDVPDLYRYEGRYGYRNGVNPQAMLALVVGILPNIPGFLQAVGAVPAGAVWPWLAAVYNYAWFVGFLLSGGLYVVLMRQRPVVAPTLTPVEAMGG from the coding sequence ATGAAGCCGATCCAGAATGTAGCAACCGATTCGCAGAGCGCCGCCGGGTTGCTGAGCGACGACCTCGCGCCCGTGCCCACCGCCGCCCGCACCTGGACCACCGCCAACTACGCGGCCCTCTGGATCAGCATGAGTTTGTGCATCCCGACCTATATGCTGGCCAGCTCGCTCATCGAAGGGGGCATGAACTGGTGGCAGGCGCTACTCACTATTCTGCTCGGCAACACGGTGGTGCTGGTGCCTATGCTGCTCAACGGGCACGCTGGGGCTAAGTATGGCATTCCGTTCCCGGTGTTTGCGCGGGCTAGCTTTGGGGTACGTGGGGCCAATGTGCCGGCGCTGCTGCGCGCCATCATCGCGTGCGGCTGGTTTGGCATCCAAACGTGGATTGGGGGCTACGCGCTTTACCAGATGCTCGTGCTCTGGGTGCCAAGCCTTGGTACACTGCCGGCCGTGTTTCCCACTTCCTGGGGCTTGGCAACGGGACCCGCGCTGGTGTTCTTCCTATTCTGGCTCGTGAATATGTACGTGGTGTACCTAGGTGTCGAGAGCATTCGGAAGCTGCTGGTATTCAAGGCATTTTTTCTGCCGGTGGCGGCGGTGGCGCTGCTGGCCTGGGCTATTTCGGCGGGTCATGGGTTGGGTCCGATCTTGGCGCAACCAGCTAAGTTTACCTCGTCGGCGGCGTTTTGGGCGTACTTTTTTCCGGCCCTCACGGGCATGGTGGGCTTCTGGGCCACGCTGTCGCTCAACATCCCCGATTTCACGCGCTACGCCGTCAGCCAGCGGGCGCAGGTGCTTGGGCAGGCGCTGGCCTTACCCTCGTCGATGACGTTGTTTTCGTTTGTGGGCGTGGTGGTTACGTCGGCCACGTTTGTAATTTACGGCCAAACGATCTGGGACCCGGTGGTGTTGGCGGGCAAGTTCGATAGCAAGCTGCTGGTGAGCGTGGCCATGTTGGCCGTGGCGCTGTCGACCCTGGCTACCAATATTGCCGCCAACATTGTGAGCCCCGCCAACGACTTTGCCAACTTAGCTCCCGCCAAGATTGACTTCAAAACGGGCGGCTACATTACGGGCGTTATTGGGCTGCTGATCTTCCCTTGGAAGCTCATTGCCGACCCATCGGGTTATATATTCACTTGGTTAGTAGGCTATTCGGCGCTGCTAGGACCTATTGGCGGTATCATGATTGCTGACTATTACCTGCTGCGCCATCAGCAGCTCGATGTACCCGACCTGTACCGCTACGAGGGGCGCTATGGGTACCGCAATGGTGTGAACCCGCAGGCCATGCTAGCGCTGGTCGTTGGTATTTTGCCCAACATTCCCGGGTTTTTGCAAGCGGTCGGGGCCGTGCCGGCGGGTGCCGTGTGGCCGTGGCTGGCCGCCGTGTATAACTACGCGTGGTTTGTGGGCTTCCTCTTGTCGGGTGGGTTGTACGTGGTACTCATGCGTCAGCGGCCGGTGGTGGCGCCCACCCTGACACCCGTCGAAGCTATGGGAGGCTAG